The region gcggcgacagaagaccaaaacaaagacgatgctgatattttttttcaatgccataGGTGTCATAAACCACGACctcatcccacaagggcagacggtgaatcaggaggtTTATATCCGCGTTCTGTAACACatacgtgatgcactgcgacgccgtcgccctgacttatgggcacctggacagtggagccttctccacgataacgcaaggccccacactgctctcagcgtagCAAAAGTTCTCGCCAAGCACTGCATTACAGTACTTcgccatccgccatactcgcaagacctctccccatgcgattttttcctgtttccttgtgtgaagagagctctaaaaggttgctggatggggagcgtggaggtcattcaagacgccctgacaaaagaagcgttttccaactgtttccaagaccccAAGAAAAGCTGGAAGCTGTGTATGGactgcaaggaagactatttcgaaggggtgctggaAAGATGATTTCAGTCATAAACCCCTTTTTTAAATGGATTCAGTCTCGGAAGTTTACGGAGAAAGGTTGTATAACCATATGTAGGCCTACATATGTACTGCCTACGATGTCAGGGGTGGGGGCACAGCCTACTCAGGCCCCATCCGGGCCTTTTGATATTGCCTCCTGAGCCAATTTGTAAATTGtttcaaataaaaaaagagaaaaaagatacaaagaaagaaagaaagaaagattggtttatgagggttgaacgtcccaaagcgactgaggctacgagagacgccgtagtgtagggctccgggaatatcgaccacctggtgttctttaacgtgcactgacatcgcacagtacacgggcctctagaatttcgcctccatcgaaattcgaccgccgcgggcgggatcgaacccgcttctttcgggccagcagccgagcgccataaccactcagccaccgcggctgttgaaagagaaaaagaaagtgttAGTTACTTCTGCAATCTTCGCACATCTATACCACATTGCCCCTCATACAGGTGACCAGAACTTACGCCACAGCATAAAAAAAGAATGCGCTCACAATGTTGACGTAAGATGCTGTATACAGCGACCACCTCCCACATTTTTAAGACAGCTGTTTACCATGCTCGACACGAGTGGCGTTAATGTTCGCTTGTGTATAGTTTCGTGATGGTGTCTATACTTAACATTCTCGAAATTTGGACGTCTAAGCTACATAAAAGTTCACTCGAAACTTGAAGACGAATAACCCTTAAGTAAAACAAACTCATTTCCTTCAAAATATCTACTATGTCGGTTCgataaaataaataatttattTTACTCGAAGTTCACGAAAGTGTCACGTTGAGATCCTTTTCCTAATGCCTTCACGTCCCAGCTTCAGCCATAGAAACCGCGGCCGTATCCTCCGAATCCGCGGCCATATCCTCCTCCAAAGCCACGGCCGTAGCCCCCGTAGCCTCCGAATCCGCGGCCGAAGCCACCTCCGTAGCCGCGACCGAAGCCTCCACCGAAGCCGTACTGGGCGGCGGCCAGACTGCACAGGGCGGCCAGCACCACGAGGGCGACCAGGAGGGACTTGCTGCTCATCATGGCTGCTTGGATTGGATCTACAGATGGGTAGAAAAAAGGTCATCGGTGTACGGCGTCGAGAGGACCTAGCGCACATACGACTTCGTTCTGAAATTGGCTCAGCAGAAGCTGATAGGACGGACACGGAAAGACACACCACGACCGCTTAAGCGCTTACTCTGCGCTTACATTTATTCGATCCCACATCCAAGGATACGAGCATGCGCTCCTCTGCTATTCGTACCATGTCATACACGAAAATTCAGCAACATAATATGTACACTTTATCAAAAGTTATCAAGTTCGTGGGTCATGACCCACCTTTTTTATATGCACCTGACGtacacaaaaatataaaacaagtTCGCGCGAAACCACTAAGCAAAGCGCACCATATGTATAAAAGAACTGCCCGAATATGCCTGCTGTCACACGTTCATTTCATTTAATAAACGTTTTTACTCCATAGATGACGCTGCAGTAATGAGCGTGTCTGCATTAAATTAGCGCTTGTGGTGTTTGGTTTCCCTAAGCTAAATTAAGAACGTCTTCGCAATTAGCTAAACAACCCAGACTTCTAGACCACATTCCTTTGCCCTCCCATCCAAAGAAACGAGTTGAGTTCTCGGTGAACGGGGTCGTGTCGTTTATTTGATTAGGGCAAGTGAGGCCACAGTTAATATAATCCAGATTCGTTGTGCTCATCATTCGTGCCTTTGAATGTTAAAAACCTGCCTGATCACAAAGTTTACTGCCATATTCGCAAAATTGTTGCGCTGTGTAGAATGCTCGCCTTTCGCTTTCTATTTTGATGTGCCAGTGCACCAAAAAAAGCACTCAAGAAACTTCAAAATATTAAATGGCAATTAATATCAATTCTTTAACGAAGAATTTGGCCGAAGTGCTATTCAAAGAAATATCGAGAATTTGTCATGGTCCCGGAGCGCAGCTCCTCTCAAGAGAGACGGAATGCCAACCTGCTGTCTGCGGCCAGTTCTCACCTGTGGCTCTTGAAGGCGCTGGAGGCAAAGGAGCTGTGTACTATGTGGGAAGAGGTGGTGGCGCTTATATAGCGTCCTGAGCTGATCACACGTGCCGGAGCGTCCTTCGACGCTGGAGCTCTTATCGGAGGACGACACTGCACCGGGAAAGCCTGCTACGCGTATAGCTCCGAGTCAACGACAGTCGTGTTAGGCGATGCTGCCGTCGCAGTGGCGTAAGAAGGGGAGTTACCAAAGCAGAAGTGGTCTTGAAAACGTCCATTCCTTCACCTTCCATTTGCATGTTGGTCTTCCATTCTCATTGCCTTCGTTACCGGCGCTGAACGGCACGCCGAGGCATTCTCGGCACTACCTTGGCCGCTCGGACGGGTGCGGATAGAATATATGCTCAATTTTCGAACAATTTCAGCAAGAACTGCTAACGCGAAATATATTCTAAGTTACTGGTTTATTGCTGACCGCGCTGGAAGCCTGTAAAAAATGTCAGCAACGGGAAAATCAATGTAGTTTTTAGCGTTATGCTATAGCATGTAGGGCACAAATCGAATACGACCCCAATATCTGATCTGCGCCGTTGTAGATTGCAAGATAAACACTTTTAGTAACGTAAAAGTGGCAAATACGACTATGAACTAAGCCTCGAAAATGTCAAGAAAAACAAGTTGTGAATCGCGCTGGGTTTGCGGATAAGTTGGCCTGTACTGATTATATACAAGTACCATGGCCAAAGCGGCTTATTTAAAAGCTTTAACACGTTTTAGAGAATTAATAGAGGATATTCGAAGAAAAAGTATTTGTAAGAAGTGGGAACAGCTGTAGGATTCAATGAGACTTGCTTTTTAGATACCCATTTGAGCCACAAAGCTGTTGTAGAGAAAGCAGTCGGCTAACGTCTGCGATTGCCGCAACACCACGCTTGATGTGGCTGTATGACGTATCGTCCTTATGATTAACTATTAGCATTCGCCCGCGCCCTAACAATCCAAAAGATAACCTACGCAAATAAATACAGAGAAGAAGATGAGTATCGATTACGAGTATCAAGATAAAAGCGTATTAAGATAAAAAGGATGGACAGGAGATTGTGCTAGATAAACTAGCCAGCTTGTATATGAAATGGCCTCTGACCTTCATCATACGAGAATCTTCAAAGAACACTAAAATTCCTAATTCACAAGAAAGGAAAAGTCTTGGACTTGAAAAATAAGAGATCGATCAGCTCATTGTCCGCTGCCTagctacaaagtatttactaaggttcCCGCctatagagtcaggacaaccttaaaaTTCAATCAACGAAATGGTCAGGCAGGCATTAATAAAGGATACTCGGCAAAAGACCATATTAACATATTTGCACTATCAGTCAGgagacagagaaatgcgcagaatataaccaaacccTATATATAGCATTCGTTGATTGCGATAGAGCATTTCACAAAGTGAAACCCCAGGAGTCATGCAGGTATTGCATCATGAAAGCGCAGAAGAGTCTTCTGTCAAATACTAAAGCATATCTACAACGAATGCACGTCTGCCGTAGTCCGCATAAATGCAACAATAAAGTCCAATAAGGAACGGTGTCAGGCATGGAGacaagatctcgccaatgctattcaccgcctgtttacaggagtaTTTCGAGGCGTAgtttagggataagagttaatgatgAATACTTAAGTAATTTAGGATTCACCGATGACGTTGTCATGCGGGCTCACTCAGGAAATGAACTAAaaagcatgatcaataagttaggcATAGCCGAAAGGTGGGTGTAAACATGAACCCGCTGAAAACCTATGCAAATTACGACAGTCTCCCAAAAGAACACCAGTTCACAGTTTGTAGCGAAATGCTGCATGtagtaagggaatacatctagtAGGGCGTGTAGAGACCGCTGATCCGGAACgtgacagggaaataactagaagaacaaaaatggggcggagcgcatatggcaggatcTCTCACATCATGGATGCCAGTTTACGAATATATCTCTAGTGATAGGAAAACAaaagctgcatcttaccggtactcacttatgggGCACAAATGTGGAAGCTAAAAAAAGGGTTcaactcaagttaaggacaaagcagcgaaatatggaaagagaaatgataggagTAACGCTAAGAGAACGTAAGCAGCTAGAGTGAATGAGGGATCAAACGCTTgtttaattacatcctagtcgaaataacgaggaagaaatgggcttgagcagtgTATGTGATGTGAAGGCTAGATAAgcactggtccttaaggataacgaaCTGGAtaacaagagaaggcaagcatagcagggggcagcagaaagttaggtggcctgATGAAATTCAGAAGTTTGCGGCAATACGGTGGCCACCGCTTGCAAATGACAGcattaattagagagacatgagagaggcctttgctctgcagtgggcgtagtgaggctgatgaagACAACGACGATGGCGATGCGCCAAAACATTTTAGGTTTCATTTTCATCATTATTGCAGTTAGGCTGGCAACTGCTTCCGGAGGCCTGCTTCTCTCATGACGCTCCTAAAGAGCTTGCCAGCAAGAACTAACCTAATGAGAATTCTTCTGCGTGTGCAGCTCTTCGCTCTTGCTATAAGGGATGAGTAGCCTACACGCGCTCCTCGCTACGAATGTCCCTTGCTGCGATGTCATCGAGATATGGTGAAGAATTTATATGTTTTTTCTAAAACATTTCGTAGGttgtctccatttttttttttcaagcgagcTGCCCGTCGACCAAAGGCTTCGCTTTGTAATGTTTTCAGCGAGCGTTATGCTGTTTGCGCTAGGTAAATGCCGGTTGTTTAGTCGCAGAACCTTCTGCTGAATCCTCTGTAGCGTCCCAATAGGCGGCCGTTACTGATAAGACTCGGGCTTAGCCTCCGTACACTCGaaacccgggttcgatcccggccgcggtggttgaatttcgatggaggcgaaattctagaggcccgtgtactgtgcgatgtcagtgcacgttaaagaaccccaggtggtcgaaatttctggagcccttcactacggcatccctcatagcctgagtcgctttgggaagttaaacccccataaacgaaaccgaACTCGAAATTCGCGACCTGAGTCTCTAACGCAGACGCCTCGGAAGTCCTCATAGCTGATGTGTGcggtgttgtgctcgcgctcccttcctgcagTTGAGTTCGGggaatttggacatgggggaggattccctgaaaaccaccgcgaaggtgaatgagccctccgGAAGAAACGTGGCTTCAgggatgtcggaagcagcgacgataatagcgtccccacgtcttcgaacaggccatcgggtgcaacgacgataatagcgtccccacgtcttcgaacaggtcatcgggttcagcgacgataatagcgtccccacgtgttggaacaggtcatcgggtgcagcgacaataatagcgtccccacgtgttcgttccggtcatcagacgacgaagtacaagatcagtgttgccctcttcagtcacgctggggttgaacaatggcccgagagctgcgccttcgacagaggttccacgttccggtcatcagacgacaaAGTACAAGATCaatgttgccctcttcagtcacgctgggttTCAACAATTGCCCAACAGCTGCGCCTTCggcagaggttccgcgttccggtcatcagtacaagatctttcaacccctgctgggagacagcccacattcctgtgtcacgcaggcgccttccggttccacatgggcgcgTTCCGGAAAGACGTGCGCGCCAACCTAGAGGACGCGTGGACGACAACTTGACCGGGTCCTgctccctttccctcgaccgagcgtcgagggaacatcaggaccgccctgccgtgggtggtaccatctgTGCCATCGTGTGATAGGACATCATTCTTCAAACTGTagtccccagctagggatctgtaTATAACGAGCTGCTGGATTTAGTACGagggagagcccccttcttgagagataccctttgctgcgagagactcccgactgctaagaagctctctttattgagaagcactctcagttgcccttatttgtacattatgtaaatagtctttgtataaagtttttcaagttttcttcctccgatcgtcctcgtctcttctccggcccagtcacgcttcCTGATTCCgaaaactggtggcagcggtgggatgctgccacctgaatcccaacaactgaaTGGCGGCTGtaggacgtccacgtgaagttaccggctccaacggacctcgccagctacgggactgacaggcgtcagctatacctcggcagggtgagtgcccaatattttccgttcatttcgccagaccgtactatcACAAGCAGATGCTAGgggcggattcctgttgtctgggaaatttatttagggaaactgttttgtccacttcaagctagggcttttgttttagtgggcttgctaacgcatggtggaactcacgatggagaaatcaaaagtgcaggagctgcaagaaatttgccaggagatggggatttcgctacgttctgcgaaaagaaaaaaagaaattctcgagctTATCCGGCTGGAGGAGGtaactactgaggaggtcgacgaggcttgggaaacaattgttggacgcaaagcagagcagaaaagacgggagttgtgcgagcagaaagaaaaagaagagcttcggttggctcaagaaagacaggaggTCTgcgaggcagaggaaaaagcgagagaacacgCTCGAAAAATGCAGGAGCTccaaatcgcgtcgaacggatggaatatggcgcgtcttagccctctAGCTTTGGTAGAGGAgtaagggaggcagagattgcagtgtctcgtctcaccataccgcgtgggaggcgatattgcattCTTTtcggtaaatttcgaacgcgcatgcgggaaggtgcacgtCGACAAGCTCGCTtagtcggagaagttacttcctctccttccgtgtgaggcggccgaagtggtggctcgcatcctaagggaagagtgtgatgactacgagaaggtaaagagcgcactgcgtAGGAAGTACCGACTTTCTGCTGAAGCCTATAGGCAGCGATTCAGGTAGGCAAAGAAAAGCGGAGAGTCGCATACAGACTTCGCGTACgagcttaaagtcaacttaaacgactggcttaagaccgctgaccGGTTATGCCAAGAATCATTGCCCATCTGGCCCGTTGGCTTTCTGTGAAGTAGTTTAGTGACCTCGTGCAAATTTTTCTTAATCGCTTTCGAGTTCACTGGCTGCAGACACGAAAGATATGTTACCTTGGCACAGTTGCCTGGTTTCAAGATGTCACATTCTTAGTATAATAATGAAtctgaacgaaaacatcttcgatagaagtccgtctggttgggttcttgatatagttaagagaaaactgacgccaaccaatatttttaactttacccaacgtttcgggaccaactcggtcccttcttcaaagctgactaaagtgtgccagcagcagcagcgtgttGCTTCCTTCGCTCTCcttttgttagcacgtggcgcagtccactaacatACGCGGAGgcgagcgttcctggagtcctattcatcgcctcctttgtgagccggatgtgccatgactcgacatgtcgcctcttgaacaggtttggttccacggccaagacgctcacctcctcgaatgctatccggtggtcggcgagggggttggattctgaattcattagccggatgtcattttggtattgccttattctttggtggaggttatttgtttcgccgatgtatgaagccaGGCACTTTGAGCATGGAGTTTTAtaaacgacacctggttgtttttctctggggacgcggtctttcggtcgtggtaagaagcggcttattgtcgaaacaggtttttgagccacgtggattccatgttttccgagaatgcgtgcgagtgcctcgtTGGTTCCTCTCACCTATGGAAGCTCAACGCGCGcgcgtttcgttgtttcattgttggctgcTGCCCCTGTCCTCCGAGCTTGAAGGCGACTATTGTGCTGAAAAAAACCACGTGTGTAGGCATTCCTCTGTAGGTAAGCGAAATCGGTGGCTTCTGTTTTTTTCTCCGCTTCGGAagagcagattgactttgctcttCTCAGCTGAGAGGGTACGACGGATCTCTTGTGGCTAGTAGGAtggttggaattaaaatttaggCAGAGGCCGGTTTGAGTTGGGTTCCTATAGACACCGACCTTTAGATCTGCTCCTTTTCTTCTCATTGAGGCACCAGGAATGGCAATGCGTTGTTCACTTCCCGTTCCATTGTGTACTGAATAGAAGGTTCGACGCAGTTGAGGTGTGCCAGGAAATTTTCGACCTGCTATGTCTTcagaatgcagaaacagtcgtcagtGAAACGAATGAAAAATTTTGGTTTTTCTTGGAGCGACATCAGTGCATCCTCTTCGATGGCCTCCATCGTCAGGTTGGCAGCAGTCACCGAGATCGCGGCCCTGCTGGTCTCCTTATAAAATTCTGCCCGGAAGGAAAAAGTTGTGTTGCTTAGGCAAAACTCCAAAAGCCGGCAGAGTTCTTCTGGGTTCAGGCTCGTCCTGGTACTTAGGTCAGCGTCCAATTCGAGGTCTTTCTTCGCTGCGGAAGCGGCAAAGGGCACAAGAACGCTGGTAAAGAGCGAAACCACGTCTAATGAAACCACTCACTCGTCCGCTTACAGTTGTACGTGGGAAAGACGCTCGACGAAGTGGCTTTTGTTGCGCACGTGGGTTGATGAGTTGCCTGTCAGGTGCGATAGGAATCGATGGAGGTAGGCCGAGAGTGCCCTAAGCGGTGAGGTGGTGAAATCGACGATGGGGCGCAGCGGAACGCCAGGTTTATGAATTTTTGGCAGTCCGTATAAGGCCGGTGCTGAGCCGTTCCAGCAGATCAAGCGTAAGTATAGATGTTTTGATTGCTGGTGGTGCTTGAAGGTTGACGCAAAAAGTTTGTTCATTCTGGTCTGAAGTAGCGAGCTTAGATCCTTTCATAAGTTTCGTAAGCTGCGCCGTCGAGGAGTGTTTTGACTTTTTTATTCGTAATCCTGTCGGTCGAGCACCACCGTCGCACTTCCTTTGTGGGCTGGGAGAATGACGACGTTTTTGTCGCTGCGAAGGTGTCGGAGAGCTGACATTTCTCGTTTCAAGAGGTTTGATCTGCGGCTGGCGGTCGGGGGTCTGTCCAGCTTCTAGCCGGACTTTCTCGTGGGCGGAAGATTGAACATGTTTGATACAAGCAAGTATCGAGCATAATGAATCATCTGCCCACGAGGAACGTCAACTGTCTAAAAATTGGGTAAGGGGGCTATTACTTTGTGTGTCCTTGCCTTTAACAAATTTTAAGGAGGATAAATAAGACCTGTTTTCTCTTTCGTTTCGCGATTCCATTGCTCATAGGCGTTCGAGCACCGGTTTGTTACGGAAATGGTTCTTATAAGAATGAAAAGTTTTTTCAAGTTGGTCTATGTTAACCATTGTAAAGAGGGCGAAAAAATAAAGTCAGTACAAGCACGATCAAGCAGGGCTCGTCTTGTGTTGAAGGTTCTGTTTTCATCCTTTTCGCGCTGTTTACAATATATAAGAGAAATCGCTCACTTCATCCAAACCAGATGGGATCACTCTCACAGCAGCCATAGTCGTCTGTGCGTTTGCGTACGTTGAATGATGGAACATATAACATAACAAAAGGCTTCTGTTTACTGTGCGCAAACGTACATTCGCTATTCTAGAATTCTCTGTTAGCAGTTAAAGGGTCCTGGATCATGATCGTCTGCAATGTGTGGTAGTGTGATCCCGCTCATAATTTACACATGGTCAGCGGCCAGCGACGCGCTATTACACCGACGCATTTGAGATGCCGGAGGTGGTATTTCGGCCTCCTTTACAATTCAATAGCCGCCGTGCTGTGCCTATGCACTGAATTCAGGAACCAGCTGGCAATTCAGGTCAGTTTTCAGGCGTCAATCGCCATGCGTACGTTTCATGCCGGCGCGTATACATAAAGAGAAACACCGCAAAAAGTTTCTTTTGGGTCACCCTTTTTATGTATTTACTGCAGACAAACTAAAAGCCCAAAAGCGGCACCTCGCGGTTCATTCAGTGCCTGCATAAAGTGAATAAAAAAACGTAAATTGCATAAGAAACCTTATCAATGTGAGCAGAAACTTGCGTTTAGCGATATTGCAGACGGCGAGTCGTCAAGCCGCCTTGATGGTTGAACACGGCAGAGAGGGCGCATTGACCATCGAGTGAGTGCTCGCCGCGAATTTTCCTCTAcgctcttttttttcccctcgtaGGAAATGTCCCCTCGAAAAACACGTTGTTCTGCGAACGAGCTAGCCTCTTTCTATTAACCATCAACGACCGAAGACTGCAACCATAGAGTTTCCCACTATTAAACTCTATGCTTGCAGCTCCCGCTATCTGACAGAGCAAAGCCAGGAGTAGTTACCTACGTTTCTTTCTTGCTCACAgggcaacaagaacgggacacgagatgAAAGACCGACGCATacagcgcttgtttgtgtcagTCTTTCATCTCGTGTCccattcttgttgcgctgtgagcaaaaatgaacacttatcatctcgcccaaatttccgccttgatGTAGCCGCCtacattattttctttttaaaggtgcactaaggaggaatctgaactcgtctgtTTACCGCGGAAACTGTACCTATACGTTCCGGGCCTTCTTAAAACTGCGGACTATTGCCGTGTGAGGGCAATTTCCCTAATTAAAAcggattaaatgtcccggctcccgcctttttttgaaattAACGTGGTACGTAGGCATAGTCAACCAACGcggggagtgcctttcagccagtccatcGACGACatcgcttttgcttttatttttttttgttttttacgtttccgtgaataaacagtttcagtcacagacaatatagatGTAAATTAGTCCCGCggaaacaaaaatacatgtggactctgatttacgtatcactccggcGATGGCAGGGCATCAAGCCGGCAcaggactggctgacgcgttggttgactcctcctacctaccgcgttgagttagaaaaaaaagaagaaataggcgGGAGCTAGGACTTTTAATCCGATTTGATTAGGCCAGTCAGCCGCGGAGAACAATAGTTAAATGTTTGTAATGCCCGGAGCGTGTAGATGGTGTCCCCCGGGAAAAATACGACTTTAGATTCCTCTTTAGTACACCTGCGGCCTTTACGGTCCACAAAAGAGTATATGATAtaactttttatttattgaagGGGATTTGCGACTACGCGTGACAGCtaccgagcgcctcttctttgcactgttatagccatcaagaccacgagcacacgattgacagttcaaAGTGACGTCATCCTTATCGTCGTAACGCGGACAGTTGaacgagttggtacatcattttaaaactttcaaaagcgctgctacgggggacaccaagagaaagtaAACGAAGGACAAACGCGTCAAGCACGAAAAGAAGAGCAACCAAGGTGCATTGTGGATTGTTTGCATGCCTTGAAAGGGACTGAGCGGGGGTCGGGTAATAAGTGCAGTTTTGCTCCTTTGGTCAACTTCCTAACATCTTAAAAACTTCGTGTGGTTGTATCGGATAACGAAGGGAATTTTGTTACATTGCTGGAAAAACTTTACCAGGAAAAAGCTTGACATGCCGTTACAAAAAACTTTAAACCTATGCACACCAGTGCCTCGAGGCAGAAACGAGAAGCGTTACGGTTGTTGGGTGAAATGAATTTGGAAAGCCTGCGTCAGTCTGTATTGAAAGCGGAGGGAAATTTTTTGGAAgtattttttcagcaaaaacccATAAAACCGGCATTCCTTTTCGATGTATTGTTACTGAACGTGCCACTTGGCAATATGCTGTTTCAAACTTTTTGCAGAGTAGCTTATGTTCACTTTCAATTGAAGACCCATTTCTTGTGTCtaattctttggctgttgtcgaATATTTGAAGCACAACAACACAGGCTTAGGCGGTATGTTTAGCATTGATGCACAGGACCTATTTTACTCATTACCTCATGACaagctcctccagtgtgttaatAGATGTATATTAGAAGATAATGATGAACAAGCATTCATTTCGATGTGTGGGGTATCTGTTGGGTCTTTTTTGGAGCTTCTGTCTTTTTATTTAGAATCAACTTTTATTGCTTGGGAAGGAAAACTGTTCATCCAAAGAACTGgggtgtgcattggctcaaaggTGGCTCCTGTGCTAAGTAGTATCTTTTTATCCTACGTTGACAGAGCTATAAAGGTTAATTTAGGTGACACTGTTAAACACGTCttccggtatgtcgatgattatttgGTTTTTGTTGAAAGCGGAGACTTTAAGAGACAAGTAGAAGAAATCTTAAAAACTTTTGTGGGCAATAGTTATGGTTTAAAATTTACCTTTGAAACCCCGGACAACAATCAACTACAGTACTTGGATATCAGAGTGGAACTAAACTggatcatgtttgttggtcctttcTGCAGCGTTCAGAGAGGCCTTTGCTTAGTTTCCACTCAGGGCATTCCAAGCTGG is a window of Amblyomma americanum isolate KBUSLIRL-KWMA chromosome 4, ASM5285725v1, whole genome shotgun sequence DNA encoding:
- the LOC144130080 gene encoding uncharacterized protein LOC144130080 yields the protein MMSSKSLLVALVVLAALCSLAAAQYGFGGGFGRGYGGGFGRGFGGYGGYGRGFGGGYGRGFGGYGRGFYG